The Thalassoroseus pseudoceratinae genome has a segment encoding these proteins:
- a CDS encoding formylglycine-generating enzyme family protein produces the protein MSGQSKPGRHRLITLLLSLLVAGICGPENNRISAADGPNESSKTLPDMKFVSVASGEYVRGFESSNQRERHFAIVHQYSNSQNFGNEKPSHRVKISKGFAIAATEVTVAQFRKFVEATNHKTDAEKNGGALGCFPDERDYVDRFHKSPEITWRTPGFEQSDEHPVVCVSWNDANAFCQWLSKEDGQKYRLPSEAEWEYACRAGKSTWYSWGEDPDLAYEHGNVADGALEAAQPKTTQYQRAVRLGADEGDGVVFTAKVGSYRPNPWGLFDMHGNVWEWCQDRWASDEYERYFDGVPRQKRKDVVVTDPVFLEKTEQHEFGDWRSIRGGGWTCAPAAVRCSIRTFAEAADATVYTGFRIVRELP, from the coding sequence ATGAGTGGCCAATCGAAACCAGGACGACATCGACTGATCACCTTGTTACTGTCTCTCCTCGTTGCTGGAATTTGCGGCCCGGAGAACAACAGGATCAGTGCCGCTGATGGACCGAACGAGTCATCGAAGACGCTTCCGGACATGAAATTCGTTTCGGTCGCGTCGGGTGAATACGTGCGGGGGTTTGAGTCCTCAAACCAACGTGAACGACATTTCGCGATCGTCCACCAATACAGTAACTCGCAAAACTTCGGAAACGAGAAGCCCTCGCATCGTGTGAAGATCAGCAAGGGGTTTGCCATCGCCGCGACCGAAGTCACTGTGGCTCAATTTCGCAAGTTCGTCGAAGCAACGAATCACAAAACGGACGCGGAAAAGAACGGCGGAGCACTCGGCTGCTTTCCAGATGAACGGGATTACGTTGATCGCTTCCATAAATCTCCGGAGATCACTTGGCGAACTCCGGGGTTTGAACAATCGGACGAACATCCCGTCGTCTGTGTGAGCTGGAACGATGCAAACGCATTTTGTCAGTGGCTCTCGAAAGAGGACGGTCAGAAATACCGCTTGCCGAGTGAAGCGGAATGGGAATACGCGTGCCGTGCCGGAAAATCGACTTGGTATTCCTGGGGAGAAGATCCCGATTTGGCCTACGAACATGGCAACGTTGCGGATGGAGCATTGGAAGCCGCACAGCCTAAGACTACACAATACCAACGTGCCGTTCGACTCGGAGCAGACGAGGGGGACGGTGTCGTCTTCACGGCAAAGGTTGGAAGTTACCGACCGAACCCGTGGGGGCTTTTCGATATGCATGGCAACGTCTGGGAATGGTGCCAAGACCGCTGGGCTTCCGATGAATATGAACGCTATTTCGACGGGGTCCCTCGTCAGAAGCGGAAAGATGTCGTCGTCACCGATCCAGTGTTTCTGGAAAAAACAGAACAACACGAATTCGGTGATTGGCGTTCGATTCGCGGCGGTGGTTGGACATGTGCGCCCGCGGCCGTTCGGTGCTCGATCCGCACGTTCGCCGAAGCGGCTGACGCAACTGTCTACACTGGTTTTCGAATCGTCAGAGAACTTCCTTAG